Proteins encoded by one window of Aphis gossypii isolate Hap1 chromosome X, ASM2018417v2, whole genome shotgun sequence:
- the LOC126552505 gene encoding uncharacterized protein LOC126552505, whose translation MAPSKSSKQELTRARVARDAALNSIRKIHALAMEADTDEHKRPIFFARHGTLERAVKSFEAEQGNVLSSLVELNRSDEFTSSDLEITEDMEKMCGEIQVVFSKLRGYPSITHQGAIVERENTYNSRASLSLPKIELPKFDGSLINWCAFRDMFTSLVHENRSITDIERFHYLVSCLSGSALNIVKSVPLTSDNYALGVVDLSGFLLFYIGARVIDPDTRRLFEASVPQESIPKLDELLDFAANRCKILENVGANTGTLSVGNSSSRKGKGGQMSVKTSLSTIATAKNKCAFCDRDHPLFRCLMFKRKSVAERREFVIKKELCFVCLRPDHEANSCKSAYLCKTCEGRHSVLLHLDSKHKGSGKTSTPNAMAISKPIESTTDQNCTATNFSGAVKSDVSVVLATAIVRIQDQSGELVPVRALLDTGSQISAITNQCAIQLGLPRHKGRVEVSGLAQQPVRTVKGSTNCSFIPLLYDAPQISATNIVILPKITALMPNQKLPISIRERYGHLPLADPDFDVPGSVDMLIGGDLYPFILQSRSDIVHSPGLPSALNTQFGWVIVGAIEGSREYSTASSLVVHGASDNQNIGELLQRFWEVEELDINHSPSTEDEACERHFQETVSRDCNGRFHVALPFKSIISSSMDKGNTKHDAHSLDLGSSRALALNRLYNLERRLSKDEELYNAYRDFMDEYIALGHMKLAERTGEYFIPHHAVVKRKENDIKIRVVFDASAPSSSGRSLNDCLATGSKLQTDIGDILLRCRFYKYIFIADIVKMYGQIFVRKEDRVYQHILWRRSPHEQVQEYELCTVTYGINSAPFLAIRCLLQLEQDNGPEFPLARQFLRSYTYVDDIIAGADTREGILKVQCQVVGLLQKGCFQLSKWASNCPEVLEGIAKEDCASNPYYEPHSGLAIKILGLYWDPYGDTFGYRSNITEMQPTKRSVLSVLARLYDPIGTLGPMVFWAKCLMQELWRQGLNWDTPISNEISSKWNMFIEELTSLVHLKLLRHISIGKCIKAQLVGFADASQRGYAATVFLRVTDNQGLINVHFIACKSKVAPLKTSKIDKSLTIPRLELCAALLLARLLSHKMSLLKELVSVQSIKAFSDSTIVLSWLKAEPKDFKIFVTNRVNKIKELLPQCEWNHVKTTENAADPASRGLLPSQLVASQLHLNGPKLVMAMIQRKYWIVSGRAAIRKIIHTCVRCVRHRSACPQPVMADLPPVRVQPHRPFAFVGMDYGGPFIVKESRRRGAKTNKAYLALFVCLSVKAVHLQVVKLPVS comes from the exons atGGCACCTTCAAAATCTTCGAAACAAGAATTAACGCGAGCACGCGTCGCAAGGGACGCGGCGTTAAATTCAATACGGAAAATACATGCACTGGCTATGGAAGCGGACACGGATGAGCATAAACGACCAATATTTTTCGCACGTCACGGGACATTAGAACGTGCGGTTAAGTCGTTTGAAGCGGAGCAAGGAAATGTTCTTTCTTCACTGGTTGAGTTAAATAGGTCTGACGAATTTACAAGTTCAGATTTAGAAATTACCGAGGACATGGAAAAAATGTGCGGAGAAATTCAAGTGGTGTTTTCGAAATTACGTGGATATCCTTCAATTACACATCAAGGTGCAATTGTAGAACgcgaaaatacttataattctcGTGCATCGTTGTCGTTGCCGAAGATTGAGCTTCCAAAATTCGACGGTAGTCTTATCAATTGGTGCGCGTTTCGCGATATGTTCACGTCACTAGTGCATGAAAATCGGTCAATAACGGATATAGAGCGCTTTCATTATTTGGTGTCTTGCTTATCAGGATCGGCCTTGAACATTGTCAAATCAGTTCCACTAACCTCAGATAATTAT GCACTTGGTGTTGTTGATTTGTCTGGATTCTTACTATTCTACATCGGAGCCCGCGTCATTGATCCTGATACTCGTCGATTATTTGAAGCAAGTGTACCTCAAGAAAGCATACCGAAGCTGGATGAACTGTTGGATTTTGCTGCGAATCGGTGTAAGATTTTAGAAAACGTCGGCGCTAACACGGGTACACTGTCAGTGGGCAACAGTAGTTCTAGAAAGGGCAAGGGCGGCCAGATGTCCGTGAAGACTTCATTATCGACTATTGCCACTGCCAAGAACAAATGTGCGTTTTGCGATCGTGATCACCCGTTATTTCGATGTTTAATGTTCAAGAGGAAATCGGTCGCCGAACGGCGGGAGTTTGTCATTAAGAAagaattatgttttgtttgtcTACGTCCGGATCATGAAGCAAACTCCTGTAAGTCGGCGTACTTGTGCAAAACTTGTGAAGGACGACACAGTGTATTGCTCCATTTAGATTCAAAACATAAGGGTTCAGGGAAAACATCAACACCTAATGCAATGGCAATTTCAAAACCGATTGAAAGCACCACGGATCAGAACTGTACAGCTACTAACTTTTCAGGCGCTGTGAAATCGGATGTTAGTGTTGTACTGGCTACGGCGATAGTGAGAATACAAGACCAATCTGGTGAGCTGGTGCCAGTGAGAGCTTTATTAGATACTGGATCACAAATTTCGGCCATCACCAATCAGTGTGCGATCCAACTTGGTTTACCACGTCATAAGGGACGAGTAGAGGTTAGTGGTCTGGCACAGCAGCCCGTACGAACTGTTAAGGGTTCAACCAATTGTAGCTTTATTCCTTTGTTGTATGATGCACCGCAAATATCGGCCACcaacattgtaatattaccAAAAATCACCGCTCTTATGCCGAATCAAAAATTACCCATTTCAATTCGTGAGAGATACGGGCATCTTCCACTGGCTGACCCCGATTTTGATGTACCAGGTTCAGTAGACATGCTGATTGGAGGGGATTTATATCCATTCATCTTGCAATCGCGATCGGACATTGTCCATAGTCCCGGTCTGCCGTCAGCATTGAACACACAGTTTGGATGGGTAATAGTCGGAGCTATAGAAGGGTCAAGAGAATACTCTACGGCTTCATCGTTGGTGGTTCATGGGGCATcagataatcaaaatataggtGAGCTTTTACAGCGATTTTGGGAAGTTGAAGAACTTGATATAAACCATAGCCCAAGCACAGAAGATGAAGCATGTGAAAGACATTTTCAAGAAACAGTATCGCGGGATTGTAATGGAAGATTCCATGTTGCTTTGCCTTTCAAATCCATAATTTCTAGTTCAATGGATAAGGGAAATACAAAGCATGATGCTCATTCATTAGACCTAGGATCGTCCCGGGCATTAGCTCTGAATCGCTTATATAATCTTGAACGTCGCCTAAGTAAGGACGAAGAGCTATATAACGCCTATCGTGATTTTATGGATGAATATATTGCACTAGGCCATATGAAGTTGGCTGAACGCACCGGAGAATATTTCATACCACATCACGCAGTTGTAAAACGGAAGgagaatgatataaaaattcgaGTTGTTTTTGATGCCTCCGCCCCTTCTTCGTCGGGACGTTCTCTAAACGACTGCTTAGCAACTGGGTCTAAATTGCAAACCGATATCGGTGACATCTTGTTGCGTTGTCGAttctataagtacatattcaTAGCGGACATAGTTAAGATGTATGGACAAATATTCGTTCGAAAAGAAGACCGTGTTTACCAACACATTCTTTGGAGACGTTCACCACACGAGCAAGTACAGGAATACGAGTTGTGCACTGTTACCTATGGTATAAATTCAGCACCGTTTTTAGCAATTCGCTGTCTTCTTCAATTGGAACAAGATAATGGTCCAGAATTTCCATTGGCAAGGCAATTTCTGCGGTCATATACCTATGTGGATGACATTATTGCAGGGGCCGATACAAGGGAAGGCATATTGAAGGTTCAATGTCAAGTCGTTGGGTTGTTACAGAAAGGCTGTTTTCAGCTCAGTAAATGGGCCAGTAATTGCCCCGAAGTATTGGAAGGCATTGCGAAGGAGGACTGCGCCAGTAACCCATACTATGAACCTCATTCTGGACtggctataaaaatattgggaCTTTACTGGGACCCGTATGGAGATACATTCGGATACAGGTCAAATATTACAGAGATGCAACCTACAAAGCGATCAGTACTATCAGTCCTCGCTCGATTATATGATCCCATTGGAACATTAGGCCCAATGGTTTTCTGGGCTAAGTGCCTAATGCAAGAGCTATGGCGTCAAGGACTGAACTGGGACACTCCAATTTCCAATGAGATCTCTTCCAAGTGGAATATGTTCATAGAAGAACTTACATCGTTGGTGCACTTGAAGTTACTTCGTCATATTAGCATTGGAAAATGCATAAAGGCTCAGCTAGTGGGGTTTGCAGATGCGTCACAAAGGGGTTATGCTGCGACGGTCTTTCTACGAGTAACGGACAATCAAGGTCTTATTAACGTGCATTTCATTGCTTGCAAGTCAAAGGTTGCTCCGCTAAAGACATCCAAGATCGATAAGTCTTTGACCATACCCCGGTTAGAACTATGTGCCGCACTTTTGTTAGCACGTCTCCTTTCACATAAGATGTCACTGTTAAAGGAATTAGTATCTGTACAAAGCATCAAAGCATTCTCTGATTCAACGATTGTTTTGTCATGGTTAAAGGCCGAGCCCaaggattttaaaatatttgttacaaatagagtaaacaaaataaaggaGCTACTGCCACAATGTGAGTGGAATCACGTAAAAACTACGGAAAATGCAGCGGACCCGGCATCAAGAGGGTTACTCCCAAGCCAATTAGTTGCTTCGCAGTTGCATTTGAACGGTCCAAAATTAGTTATGGCTATGATTCAAAGGAAATATTGGATTGTGTCAGGACGTGCCGCCATTcggaaaattatacatacatgtgTTAGATGTGTGCGCCATAGATCTGCTTGCCCACAACCAGTCATGGCAGACCTGCCACCAGTACGAGTACAGCCTCATAGACCATTCGCATTCGTTGGCATGGATTACGGTGGACCGTTTATTGTGAAAGAAAGCCGTCGACGAGGTGCTAAGACTAACAAGGCTTATCTTGCTCTATTTGTGTGTCTGTCAGTAAAGGCAGTCCATCTGCAAGTGGTGAAGCTGCCTGTGTCCTGA